A genomic window from Enoplosus armatus isolate fEnoArm2 chromosome 20, fEnoArm2.hap1, whole genome shotgun sequence includes:
- the ppm1bb gene encoding protein phosphatase 1bb isoform X2 — MGAFLDKPKTEKHSAHGEGNGLRYGLSSMQGWRVEMEDAHTAVVGLPHGLTDWSFFAVYDGHAGSRVANYCSGHLLEHILSGGADFGSGPGSVEGVKDGIRSGFLNIDEYMRSFSDLRQGLDRSGSTAVCVLLSPTHLYFINCGDSRAVLSRDTKVGFSTQDHKPCNPREKERIQNAGGSVMIQRVNGSLAVSRALGDYDYKCVDGKGPTEQLVSPEPEVCVLERSAEEDEFVVLACDGIWDVMSNEELCEFVRSRLLVCDDLEKVCNSVVDTCLHKGSRDNMSVVLVSLPGAPKISEEAVKKEEELDKYLETRVEELLGNCGEAGVPDLVSVLRSIATENIPNLPPGGGLASKRSVIEAVYNKLNPHREEEGSAGELEDPW, encoded by the exons ATGGGTGCATTCCTGGACAAGCCGAAGACGGAGAAGCATAGCGCACACGGCGAGGGTAATGGACTGCGCTATGGCCTGAGCTCCATGCAGGGCTGGCGGGTGGAGATGGAGGACGCCCACACAGCTGTGGTGGGCCTCCCCCATGGACTCACCGACTGGTCCTTCTTTGCTGTCTACGATGGCCATGCAGGCTCCCGGGTGGCCAACTACTGCTCCGGCCACTTGCTGGAACACATCTTGTCAGGAGGGGCCGACTTTGGTTCAGGACCGGGCTCCGTGGAAGGCGTGAAGGACGGCATCCGCTCGGGCTTCCTGAACATTGACGAGTACATGCGCAGCTTCTCTGACCTGCGGCAGGGCCTGGACCGCAGTGGATCAACGGCAGTGTGCGTTTTGCTCAGCCCGACCCACCTCTACTTCATTAACTGCGGCGACTCGCGGGCCGTGCTGAGTCGAGACACCAAGGTGGGCTTCTCCACCCAGGACCACAAGCCCTGCAACCCCCGTGAAAAGGAGCGCATCCAGAACGCTGGCGGCTCAGTCATGATCCAGAGGGTAAACGGCTCCCTGGCTGTGTCCCGGGCCCTGGGGGACTACGACTACAAATGTGTGGATGGTAAGGGTCCCACGGAGCAGCTGGTGAGCCCTGAGcccgaggtgtgtgtgttggagcgGTCGGCCGAAGAAGACGAGTTTGTGGTGCTGGCATGTGATGGAATCTGGGATGTCATGTCCAACGAGGAGCTGTGTGAGTTTGTGCGCTCACGACTCCTGGTGTGTGATGACCTGGAGAAGGTGTGTAACTCAGTGGTGGACACCTGTCTGCACAAG GGGAGCAGGGACAATATGAGTGTGGTGTTGGTGAGTTTACCCGGAGCTCCCAAGATCTCAGAGGAGGCGgtgaagaaagaagaggaattGGATAAATACCTGGAGACCCGTGTTGAGG aGCTACTGGGAAACTGTGGGGAGGCAGGAGTCCCTGACCTGGTGTCTGTCCTGAGGAGCATTGCCACAGAGAACATCCCCAACCTTCCACCTGGTGGAGGCCTGGCCAGCAA acgCAGTGTGATCGAGGCAGTGTACAACAAGCTGAACCCtcacagagaagaggaaggg AGTGCCGGCGAGCTTGAAGACCCCTGGTAG
- the ppm1bb gene encoding protein phosphatase 1bb isoform X1: MGAFLDKPKTEKHSAHGEGNGLRYGLSSMQGWRVEMEDAHTAVVGLPHGLTDWSFFAVYDGHAGSRVANYCSGHLLEHILSGGADFGSGPGSVEGVKDGIRSGFLNIDEYMRSFSDLRQGLDRSGSTAVCVLLSPTHLYFINCGDSRAVLSRDTKVGFSTQDHKPCNPREKERIQNAGGSVMIQRVNGSLAVSRALGDYDYKCVDGKGPTEQLVSPEPEVCVLERSAEEDEFVVLACDGIWDVMSNEELCEFVRSRLLVCDDLEKVCNSVVDTCLHKGSRDNMSVVLVSLPGAPKISEEAVKKEEELDKYLETRVEELLGNCGEAGVPDLVSVLRSIATENIPNLPPGGGLASKRSVIEAVYNKLNPHREEEGACAGGEEESEEGGGSTAAHLLEALRQFRLHHRGQYRTVLEESLAAYQLRGESSAEGAGVGKRTLGDDDNDGQKQTASPPSPPSPPPSPATAEPEASQDVPAPECDPSSD, from the exons ATGGGTGCATTCCTGGACAAGCCGAAGACGGAGAAGCATAGCGCACACGGCGAGGGTAATGGACTGCGCTATGGCCTGAGCTCCATGCAGGGCTGGCGGGTGGAGATGGAGGACGCCCACACAGCTGTGGTGGGCCTCCCCCATGGACTCACCGACTGGTCCTTCTTTGCTGTCTACGATGGCCATGCAGGCTCCCGGGTGGCCAACTACTGCTCCGGCCACTTGCTGGAACACATCTTGTCAGGAGGGGCCGACTTTGGTTCAGGACCGGGCTCCGTGGAAGGCGTGAAGGACGGCATCCGCTCGGGCTTCCTGAACATTGACGAGTACATGCGCAGCTTCTCTGACCTGCGGCAGGGCCTGGACCGCAGTGGATCAACGGCAGTGTGCGTTTTGCTCAGCCCGACCCACCTCTACTTCATTAACTGCGGCGACTCGCGGGCCGTGCTGAGTCGAGACACCAAGGTGGGCTTCTCCACCCAGGACCACAAGCCCTGCAACCCCCGTGAAAAGGAGCGCATCCAGAACGCTGGCGGCTCAGTCATGATCCAGAGGGTAAACGGCTCCCTGGCTGTGTCCCGGGCCCTGGGGGACTACGACTACAAATGTGTGGATGGTAAGGGTCCCACGGAGCAGCTGGTGAGCCCTGAGcccgaggtgtgtgtgttggagcgGTCGGCCGAAGAAGACGAGTTTGTGGTGCTGGCATGTGATGGAATCTGGGATGTCATGTCCAACGAGGAGCTGTGTGAGTTTGTGCGCTCACGACTCCTGGTGTGTGATGACCTGGAGAAGGTGTGTAACTCAGTGGTGGACACCTGTCTGCACAAG GGGAGCAGGGACAATATGAGTGTGGTGTTGGTGAGTTTACCCGGAGCTCCCAAGATCTCAGAGGAGGCGgtgaagaaagaagaggaattGGATAAATACCTGGAGACCCGTGTTGAGG aGCTACTGGGAAACTGTGGGGAGGCAGGAGTCCCTGACCTGGTGTCTGTCCTGAGGAGCATTGCCACAGAGAACATCCCCAACCTTCCACCTGGTGGAGGCCTGGCCAGCAA acgCAGTGTGATCGAGGCAGTGTACAACAAGCTGAACCCtcacagagaagaggaaggg GCCTGTgcggggggagaggaggagagtgaggagggaggtggcAGCACGGCGGCTCATCTGCTGGAGGCTCTGCGGCAGTTCCGCCTGCACCACCGGGGGCAGTACCGCACGGTGCTGGAGGAGTCCCTGGCCGCCTACCAACTGCGGGGGGAGAGCAGTGCCGAGGGAGCAGGGGTGGGCAAGAGGACCCTCGGCGACGATGACAACGACGGCCAGAAGCAGAccgcctcccctccctctcccccctcgcCCCCGCCCTCACCCGCCACTGCAGAGCCGGAGGCCAGCCAAGATGTGCCCGCCCCTGAGTGCGACCCCTCCTCTGACTGA